From Diceros bicornis minor isolate mBicDic1 chromosome 8, mDicBic1.mat.cur, whole genome shotgun sequence, a single genomic window includes:
- the STBD1 gene encoding starch-binding domain-containing protein 1 — translation MGTVWSALLVGGGLAGALFIWLLRDTGKEGDADQEKDASPGEAAALGGDQGGGGGQSPGPSKRELVTKPEHLQESNGCLVSETKGPGNLQEAARRQESPSGEDGDCDNSRKHVPSGQFPDTQSLTTSETGNSRSYSEVSRNESLESPREKQGFHKGQETPANAAPGFAEKLPSSNLVTDRAKEHVSLAQLGSQDPADHEAWEMVSRHSSWGDAGLGGSLKAPLLNPKQGMDYGRSTLVEARGQEMDVKPKRVVAMSSGSRQVSVRFQVHYITSTDVQFIAVTGDHESLGRWNTYIPLQYSKDGFWSHSVSLPADTAVEWKFVVVENGEVTRWEECSNRFLETGHEDKVVHKWWGIH, via the exons ATGGGCACCGTCTGGTCTGCCCTGCTAGTCGGAGGGGGTCTGGCCGGGGCGCTTTTTATTTGGTTGCTGCGGGACACAGGAAAGGAGGGGGACGCGGACCAGGAGAAGGACGCCTCTCCTGGCGAGGCTGCGGCTCTGGGAGGCGATCAGGGTGGCGGCGGCGGCCAGAGCCCTGGACCTTCCAAGCGGGAGCTGGTCACCAAACCAG agCATCTTCAAGAAAGCAATGGATGTTTGGTTTCAGAGACCAAAGGCCCTGGTAACCTGCAGGAAGCAGCACGGAGACAGGAGAGTCCTTCTGGAGAAGACGGTGACTGTGACAATTCAAGAAAACATGTTCCTTCTGGACAGTTTCCAGACACACAATCTCTAACTACGTCTGAGACTGGTAACTCCAGGAGTTACTCTGAAGTTTCAAGAAATGAAAGCCTTGAATCTCCTCGAGAAAAACAGGGATTCCACAAAGGCCAAGAGACACCTGCTAATGCAGCTCCAGGTTTTGCAGAGAAGTTGCCCTCTAGCAACCTGGTCACGGATAGAGCTAAAGAACACGTGAGCCTTGCGCAGCTGGGCAGTCAGGACCCAGCTGACCACGAGGCCTGGGAAATGGTGTCTAGGCACTCATCTTGGGGAGATGCTGGTTTGGGTGGCAGTCTTAAGGCTCCACTGTTAAACCCAAAACAGGGAATGGACTATGGCAGAAGCACTCTTGTGGAAGCAAGAGGTCAGGAAATGGATGTGAAACCAAAAAGGGTAGTAGCAATGTCTTCAGGGTCTCGGCAAGTTAGTGTCAGGTTCCAGGTCCATTATATCACAAGTACTGATGTGCAATTCATTGCAGTAACTGGAGACCATGAGAGTCTTGGGAGATGGAACACGTACATCCCACTCCAGTATAGCAAGGATGGGTTCTGGTCTCATTCTGTGTCCCTGCCAGCAGATACAGCGGTGGAATGGAAGTTTGTGGTGGTAGAGAATGGGGAAGTCACCCGCTGGGAAGAGTGCAGCAATAGGTTCCTAGAGACTGGCCATGAAGACAAAGTGGTTCACAAGTGGTGGGGAATTCACTGA